From a region of the Paeniglutamicibacter cryotolerans genome:
- a CDS encoding potassium channel family protein has translation MAHFVIMGCGRVGMTLAHTLEDAGHTVAIIDQDERAFRRLRRGFAGTMVTGIGFDRDTLEEADIANAYAFAAVSSGDNSNILATRVARETYHVPHVVARIYDPGRAEIYQRLGIPTVAAVRWSADQVLRRILPEQSINGDFRDASGKLILGEIEVNRDWYGSSLQEIEAAARIRVAYLTRFGEGMLPRADTRFQEGDILHAMMPVAATAEIDRVLSQGPGTDDEDEEQA, from the coding sequence GTGGCGCATTTCGTCATCATGGGGTGTGGCCGCGTGGGCATGACCCTGGCCCATACGCTCGAGGATGCCGGCCACACGGTCGCCATTATCGACCAGGACGAACGTGCGTTCCGGAGGCTGCGCCGCGGTTTCGCCGGAACCATGGTGACCGGCATCGGGTTCGACCGCGACACCCTCGAAGAGGCGGACATCGCCAACGCCTATGCGTTCGCGGCCGTCTCCAGCGGTGACAACTCGAACATCCTCGCAACCCGCGTGGCCCGCGAGACCTACCACGTTCCTCACGTGGTGGCCCGCATCTATGACCCGGGACGGGCTGAGATCTACCAACGCCTGGGCATCCCCACCGTCGCCGCGGTGCGCTGGAGCGCCGATCAGGTGCTGCGCCGGATCCTGCCCGAACAGTCGATCAACGGCGACTTCCGCGACGCGTCGGGCAAGCTGATCCTCGGAGAAATCGAGGTGAACCGGGACTGGTACGGCTCCTCGCTGCAGGAGATCGAGGCCGCGGCGCGGATCCGCGTGGCCTATCTGACCCGCTTCGGCGAGGGCATGCTGCCGCGCGCCGACACCCGTTTCCAGGAGGGCGACATCCTGCACGCCATGATGCCCGTTGCGGCCACGGCGGAGATCGACCGCGTGCTCTCGCAGGGTCCGGGCACCGACGACGAGGACGAGGAACAAGCATGA
- a CDS encoding APC family permease produces the protein MLTFLDALKRILVGRPFRTERLKQAPLRKRSALPIFSANALSSIAYAPDEVLLTLALAGMAAISFSPQVGIAIMAVMLVIIASYRQSVKAYPSGRGDYEIASVNLGPRAGTTVAAALLVDFVLTVAVSVSSAAHYVIAAFPVLAGHEPLIASVGVVLLTLLNLRGRGRSRLGNALPAYLFMGALLAMLAAGGVMAAIGALGAAPSAGFELIPDPAYPAGLTGIAGVLLVLRAFSTGSAALTGVEVPISNVHTLAPPRARNAGTILLLIGLIAAVLTLGTMFLARATGVHLAENPATSLRLNGGPIPTGYVQNPVLGQLAHAVFGGGSVGFYLILAVTAAVLLVAAHTAFTSFPNLASHLATDGYLPRQLRTRGDRLGFSNGIISLSVAALALVWIFNAHVATLIQLYVVGVFVSFTLSQLGMIRHWGRQLTAAPDRRVRSRIRRSRSLNLLGFLLTAAVLVIVLVTKLIHGAWLAVLGIALLFLVMDALKRHYVAVDAELAVDLEDAPKALPARVHALILVSTVRKPVLRAVSFARASRASKLEALVVNVDDAQTEQTLAQWEALGIPVPITVLASPYREIAAPIIDHIKAIKRDTPRDLVVVYIPEYVVGRWWEQLVHNQTALRIKTRLHFESGVVVASVPWRLSSTENSRWLPSGAPQRNTGEPS, from the coding sequence GTGTTGACCTTTCTCGACGCGCTCAAGCGGATTCTGGTGGGCCGTCCCTTCCGGACCGAACGGCTCAAGCAGGCCCCGTTGCGCAAACGCTCGGCCCTGCCCATCTTTTCGGCGAATGCGCTCTCCTCGATCGCCTATGCCCCCGACGAGGTGCTGCTGACCCTGGCCCTGGCCGGAATGGCAGCCATCTCCTTCTCGCCGCAGGTCGGTATCGCGATCATGGCCGTGATGCTGGTCATCATCGCCTCCTACCGCCAGTCGGTAAAGGCCTACCCCTCAGGCCGCGGGGACTACGAGATAGCCTCGGTGAACCTGGGGCCGCGCGCCGGAACCACTGTTGCCGCTGCGCTGCTGGTCGACTTCGTGCTGACGGTAGCCGTTTCGGTCTCCTCCGCCGCCCACTACGTGATTGCCGCGTTCCCGGTCCTGGCCGGCCACGAGCCGCTGATCGCCAGCGTCGGCGTGGTGCTGTTGACGCTGCTCAATCTGCGCGGACGCGGGCGCTCCCGGCTGGGCAACGCGCTGCCCGCCTACCTGTTCATGGGCGCGCTGCTGGCCATGCTCGCCGCAGGCGGGGTCATGGCGGCCATCGGTGCGCTGGGAGCGGCGCCCAGCGCCGGCTTCGAACTGATCCCCGACCCGGCCTACCCGGCCGGGTTGACCGGAATCGCCGGCGTGCTGCTGGTGCTGCGCGCCTTCTCCACCGGTTCGGCGGCGTTGACCGGTGTCGAGGTGCCGATCAGCAACGTGCATACGCTTGCCCCGCCGCGCGCCCGCAACGCCGGAACCATCCTGCTGCTGATCGGGCTGATTGCCGCTGTGCTGACCTTGGGTACGATGTTCCTGGCCCGAGCCACCGGTGTGCACCTGGCCGAGAACCCGGCCACCAGCCTGCGCCTGAACGGCGGCCCGATCCCGACCGGATACGTGCAGAACCCGGTGCTTGGGCAGCTGGCCCATGCCGTGTTCGGCGGCGGCTCGGTCGGCTTCTATCTGATCCTTGCCGTAACGGCCGCCGTGCTGCTGGTCGCGGCACATACCGCCTTCACCTCCTTCCCGAACCTCGCCTCGCATCTGGCCACCGACGGGTACCTGCCCCGCCAGCTGCGCACCCGCGGGGACCGGCTGGGTTTCAGCAACGGCATCATCTCCCTGTCCGTCGCTGCACTGGCACTGGTCTGGATCTTCAACGCGCACGTGGCAACGCTGATCCAGCTCTACGTGGTGGGCGTCTTCGTTTCCTTTACGCTCTCTCAGCTGGGCATGATCAGGCACTGGGGTCGACAGCTGACTGCTGCTCCAGACCGCCGGGTGCGTTCACGCATCCGCCGCTCGCGTTCGCTGAACTTGCTCGGCTTCCTGCTGACGGCGGCGGTGCTGGTCATCGTGCTGGTCACCAAGCTTATCCACGGCGCCTGGCTTGCCGTGCTGGGCATCGCACTGCTGTTCCTGGTGATGGATGCGCTCAAGCGCCACTACGTGGCGGTCGACGCCGAACTCGCAGTGGACCTGGAGGATGCGCCCAAGGCGCTGCCGGCTCGGGTACACGCGTTGATCCTGGTTTCCACGGTGCGCAAGCCGGTGTTGCGGGCGGTTTCCTTCGCCAGGGCTTCGCGTGCCTCGAAGCTCGAGGCGCTCGTGGTCAACGTCGACGACGCACAGACCGAGCAGACACTGGCACAATGGGAGGCATTGGGAATCCCGGTGCCGATCACCGTGCTTGCCTCCCCGTACCGCGAAATCGCGGCCCCGATCATCGACCACATCAAGGCCATCAAGCGCGATACCCCGCGTGACTTGGTGGTTGTCTACATTCCCGAATACGTGGTGGGTCGCTGGTGGGAACAGCTCGTCCACAACCAGACCGCCCTGCGGATCAAGACCCGGTTGCACTTCGAATCCGGAGTCGTGGTCGCATCGGTGCCCTGGCGCCTATCCTCCACTGAAAACAGCAGGTGGCTGCCGTCCGGCGCCCCTCAAAGAAACACAGGAGAACCATCATGA
- a CDS encoding class I SAM-dependent RNA methyltransferase, which yields MTALELTVRIGAPAHGGHCVARHEGRVIFVRHGIPGELAKIRLTDSGEDARFWRGDVIEVLEADASRRPHFWAAADALKAGAAGKVPVGGAEFGHMDLAKQRELKSLIFTEQLARLGGMDAADAGFTGVRGVPGESDNGLAWRTRVAFAVDGSGRLSMNGFRSNDLIPVTEMPLALDSINALRLWELPLRGISRVEVAAPAAGGELLVLFVEDGTRPGAADKPAAKLPAGVSAAALTQSRGTAADGRGELRRIRGRAWVAEEAAGHTFRVSGEGFWQIHRLAPQVLTDEVMAILDPKPGQVLADLYAGAGLFTAPLAQAVGESGLVHSIEGAPGTSKDARRNLHHFPQAKVTQGRVENALAAQLREHGRKLNGVVLDPPRTGAGKQVVRELAQAGPQRIAYVSCDPASFARDVADLRRNGYALTSVKVLDLYPNTHHMESVGVFERRSTSR from the coding sequence ATGACTGCCCTCGAACTCACGGTGCGCATCGGCGCGCCGGCCCATGGCGGACACTGCGTCGCCCGCCACGAGGGACGAGTCATCTTCGTCCGCCATGGCATCCCGGGTGAGCTCGCTAAGATCCGGCTGACCGACTCTGGCGAGGACGCCCGCTTCTGGCGTGGCGACGTCATCGAAGTGCTGGAAGCCGACGCATCACGCCGCCCTCATTTCTGGGCGGCCGCCGACGCGCTGAAGGCCGGCGCCGCCGGCAAAGTGCCCGTGGGTGGTGCCGAATTCGGGCATATGGATCTGGCCAAGCAGCGCGAACTCAAGTCCCTGATCTTCACCGAGCAGCTGGCCCGTCTGGGCGGCATGGATGCAGCGGACGCCGGGTTCACCGGTGTCCGGGGCGTGCCGGGCGAATCTGACAACGGGCTGGCCTGGCGCACCCGGGTCGCCTTCGCCGTTGACGGCTCCGGCCGCCTGTCCATGAACGGATTCCGCTCCAACGACCTGATTCCGGTTACCGAGATGCCGCTGGCGCTCGACTCGATCAACGCGCTGCGCCTGTGGGAGCTGCCGCTGCGCGGCATTTCCCGGGTCGAGGTAGCGGCCCCGGCCGCCGGAGGCGAACTGTTGGTGCTCTTCGTCGAGGACGGAACCCGTCCCGGCGCCGCCGACAAGCCCGCAGCGAAGCTGCCCGCAGGCGTCAGCGCCGCCGCACTGACCCAGTCCCGCGGCACCGCTGCTGACGGGCGCGGAGAGCTGCGCCGGATCCGCGGACGTGCCTGGGTGGCGGAGGAAGCGGCCGGACACACCTTCCGGGTCTCCGGCGAGGGTTTCTGGCAGATCCACCGGCTGGCGCCGCAGGTGCTGACCGATGAGGTCATGGCGATCCTGGACCCGAAGCCCGGCCAGGTGCTGGCCGACCTCTACGCCGGGGCAGGGCTGTTTACCGCCCCGCTGGCGCAGGCCGTGGGGGAGTCGGGCCTCGTGCATTCCATCGAGGGTGCCCCCGGCACCAGCAAGGACGCACGCCGGAACCTGCATCACTTCCCGCAGGCGAAAGTCACCCAGGGCAGGGTCGAAAACGCCCTCGCTGCGCAGCTGCGCGAACACGGGCGCAAGCTGAACGGCGTAGTGCTGGATCCGCCGCGCACCGGTGCCGGCAAGCAGGTAGTGCGTGAGCTCGCACAGGCCGGACCGCAGCGTATCGCCTACGTTTCCTGCGACCCGGCTTC